In one window of Armatimonadota bacterium DNA:
- a CDS encoding response regulator, with translation MARTKGERYGDGMMNLSSDNGDSAPRKRVLVVDDDDELARELQSIIERHGFAVRRAENGAVALDMIQRERPDIILLDVVMPVMDGFQLLAALHEIPEARDIPVIVLSVGREETTVSAARHAGAAVYLPKPFSPHELIAVLRRVAGIADEPPGDEAAQPAEAASGSHG, from the coding sequence ATGGCTAGAACTAAAGGGGAACGGTATGGTGACGGCATGATGAACCTGAGCAGCGACAACGGGGACAGTGCGCCGAGGAAACGCGTGCTCGTCGTGGACGACGACGACGAGCTGGCCCGTGAGCTGCAATCCATAATCGAGCGCCACGGCTTCGCGGTGCGGCGCGCGGAGAACGGCGCGGTCGCACTCGACATGATTCAGAGGGAGCGCCCGGACATCATCCTGCTCGATGTCGTGATGCCGGTGATGGACGGGTTCCAGTTGCTGGCGGCGCTGCACGAAATCCCCGAGGCGCGCGACATCCCCGTGATAGTGCTCAGCGTGGGCCGCGAGGAGACGACGGTGAGCGCGGCGCGGCATGCCGGCGCCGCTGTGTACCTGCCCAAGCCGTTTTCCCCGCACGAGTTGATTGCGGTGCTGCGGCGCGTCGCGGGCATCGCCGACGAGCCGCCCGGCGACGAAGCCGCCCAGCCGGCCGAAGCCGCCTCAGGCAGCCACGGCTGA